A window of Meleagris gallopavo isolate NT-WF06-2002-E0010 breed Aviagen turkey brand Nicholas breeding stock chromosome 11, Turkey_5.1, whole genome shotgun sequence genomic DNA:
AATTAAAAAGTCATAGTAGTCTCCTCCTTTGGTTCATAACTATTATAACCAGAGCTTCCTGTTAATGTTAAATGATTTCTGTACTTTGATTTAGTATCAAGTCCTTGAGGATGCAAAAGCATCCTTTGGGAATGCTGCTCAAACCAGTAGTCCTGAAGGTTTGGAGTAGCTTCAGCAAAATTCAGTATGAATATATTGGCAGCTCCATGTAGAAGAAGCCTGAGATAAGGCTGTTGGTATGAAGGAGATGTAATTACATAGATGTGAGCTTGGGAATGAAGTTCCAGTTGTACTGCTCAGCAATTTAAATGACGTTGAACTTTGAAGTGGCCACAAAACAGAAGGCGCACATGAAGAGGAATGTCAGTTGGGTGAGTCAAGTAGTAGCAGAAGAATCAGAATAGCTAAGGCTGGAGGACTCTGGAGGTTGCCTtgtcctgcacagagcagggtcAATTTGAGCAAGCTGCTCAGGATGCAACAAGGTTTTGAACATGCCCTAGGATGGAGACTCCTCCAGTGCTTTGGGCAAATTGCTTCAGTGTTCAGTCAGTTCTagaattcttattttttctttattatatttACTTATTCTTTTTACTTAGGCTTTGGGCTCTTTGGGAAAGAGTCTGGCTCAACCGTTTTTAGTTCACTCTTCAGCTATTTATGTGAATTAATAAGATCCCATGTCTTACTGCTAAACAATTACAGCTCTCGCCCTCTCTTTGGTTGTCACAGCTGGAGTTGAACTCATCAAAATATGGATGCAGTCACAAAATGTTTGTCTAGGATCACTCATCTCGAAATGTTTAGTCTGCTGTTGAAACAGACTTCCTAGAGCAGTTTCTGTTAATATACTTCAATTTTTACACTATGTTCTTTGACCTTGATCCTCACAGGAAATAGGTGCCAAAGGCATTACTGAAGGATGCCATCAGGACGGGACAGATTAGAAGTAGTTGCTAGTGTTTTCACTTACCTAAAAATGTTGCCACTGCTTCAACAGCTCCATTGtacactgcagagctgtgggacgGGGCTCGGAAGTCCCACAGCACTTGGATGTAGTTCACAACTTGGTTAAAGCCTGCCGTAGCCAAAGCCCACCACAGGGACCAGTAAAGAAGCTTCCTAGAGCTGTAGCAATCCCTCAGGTCCTTGCCCAGCTGCACCAGTACTCTCAGCACGTGGTGCTGGGGCTCGGGCTGCTGAGCCTGCTGTGCTGGAGTTGGTCCTGTGTCAGCAGCTGCACAGTCATTGTCCTCTTGGCAGCTCAATGACGTGTTGGAACTGAGCCCAGCCACAACTTCGCCTGGTTGTGGGAGGGTTTCTGAGACGTCCTTCCTATGGAAGAACATGCTCTTTTGAGGCATTGGGAGGAGAAAGGAGCACGCAAAGGCCAGGGAGACGGAAGCCAGAGTAATGGCATTGAGGTGAAAGTAGGATACGTCTGCTAAGGAAACCAggagctgccccagcacagcagcaagggTGGCTGCAACAAGAGTGATACTCCTGCAATAGCTCGTCACTCTCTGATAGTGATCAGTGCTGACGACGCTGTAGATGTAGGCGTAGTAGGCAACCTCGGTGGCTGTCACCATCCCGTAGAAGAATTCCATCACCTGCATGGCCACCAGCCCATGTGCAAAGAGGAGCAGGAGCCACGTGACAATGAAGCTGATGccctggaggaggaggatgggcTTGTAGCGCACGTAGTCAGTGATCAGGAAGACGGGGACAAGGAGTGCGAGGTAAGAGTATGTCCAAACTGGGAAAATCTGGTTGGTAACCTAGAAGAACCATGCTTGTGTCAGAGCAAAATCTATTTTGCATCAAATTCAATTCCCTGCAGTAGCTGAAAATTAATACCCATTCAGTTTCAAGTTTTGTTTGAATTGTATACCTCTGATCACCTCtcctgagtaaaaaaaaaaacaaaaaacacattccTTTTGAACTAGGAACTGGATTTGTATGTAGTATACATGTAGCTGTTACTGAGTTGTCTTCATGTGTTATCTTtaatttttgtgtaaaaagGTAAATAAGTTTTTGATGAAACTGTGTTTGAGTAAGTTTCAGTTGGTGTTCTATGCATTGATGGCCTGAAAATAAATTGTCATAGCAGTGGTGGCTGTGCCCTGCTGAGCAGCCTGGCCCCTCAGCAGCATCCCaacagcagtgtgctgtgaACCGTGTCTGGGCTGGAACCAGGATACAGGGCACTGCAATGCCAGCTCAAATGATGGCAAGTAAGttcatgcattttgatacatAGGATAAACACAGTTCTGTGAACAAAAAATAGGTAGCtatgctttccatttttatcaAGGAATTTCACAGGAAGTTTCAAGATTGTAGAAAAAAACCCAtcaatttctttctatttgcGACTCCtttttcagtcaacataaatgttatttgtgaattttcaaatggaatctATAGAGATACAATCAAAAATTTGGTCATGTCCCTTTACCAGGCCTTTATAAGCTGtcttaccagagagaaataccCCTCATTTCACAGTCATGCCTTATTTGTCATCGCTTATTGGTAGTGCATACAATTGTGAATAactattttcaaggatgaagcacaggaacagtcaaatttcatcaaaaaaaaaaatctctgctgaaGACATGGAGAATTTACTAAGAGAGGCAGCCACTGCCATTGAACCAGGATGATGCTTTAGTTTCACAAAGATAAGGTCAAAAATTCCacttgttttatgtttttgttgctctttcttttttttttaggtattgtaataaataaaaaaaaattatcttaattTTGTTACTTTTGTTACTTTACATACATTAACAATATTATATATTGCATGAGAACTGTTGTgtaagtaatgcctcttatGTTATGATGTTGGCCTGTGATGTCGGAGGTGGATGTTGgaggtatggcagtagaggttgaacctaCCCAACAATGGTGGCAGATGTGCAGTCTGAAagaatggcatctgatgtggaagtgtgtGACATAGAACACACAGAAAGAGTTgccactgaattcttccatgtagAAACTATAGTACCCAAGGACATTCATGGACACTTGCTGAATGCGTATGGAGgcctggcagtgggtggtgcattacagcagtgggtcatctccactggtgcagaccTCTTAAAAGCACAGCATGTTGGCTCTTGTTCcttgctgacaaaaaaaaaagtacagcaaatggtggtgactatattgaaaaacagtgttttgtaaatGAGAATTGTGCTGtctgtatctgctgtagtttccatggaaataaataagaggcattgcttttggagctaCTTATG
This region includes:
- the LOC100540027 gene encoding thiamine transporter 2 isoform X1; this encodes MDCWKGAICSSWIYPTLIICVNGFFSTMRPSESFLTPYLTGPDKNLTVEQVTNQIFPVWTYSYLALLVPVFLITDYVRYKPILLLQGISFIVTWLLLLFAHGLVAMQVMEFFYGMVTATEVAYYAYIYSVVSTDHYQRVTSYCRSITLVAATLAAVLGQLLVSLADVSYFHLNAITLASVSLAFACSFLLPMPQKSMFFHRKDVSETLPQPGEVVAGLSSNTSLSCQEDNDCAAADTGPTPAQQAQQPEPQHHVLRVLVQLGKDLRDCYSSRKLLYWSLWWALATAGFNQVVNYIQVLWDFRAPSHSSAVYNGAVEAVATFLGSATSMAVGYVKVNWDLSGELALGIFSAMDAGSLFLMYFIDNIWACYAGYLAFKACYMLLITIATFQIAVNLSMERYALMFGFNNFIALVIQTILTIVVVDPNGLGLGISTQFLIYSSYFTFIAGIFLIRSIYTIISMKCRNTSMAAELTGH
- the LOC100540027 gene encoding thiamine transporter 2 isoform X2 gives rise to the protein MDCWKGAICSSWIYPTLIICVNGFFSTMRPSESFLTPYLTGPDKNLTVEQVTNQIFPVWTYSYLALLVPVFLITDYVRYKPILLLQGISFIVTWLLLLFAHGLVAMQVMEFFYGMVTATEVAYYAYIYSVVSTDHYQRVTSYCRSITLVAATLAAVLGQLLVSLADVSYFHLNAITLASVSLAFACSFLLPMPQKSMFFHRKDVSETLPQPGEVVAGLSSNTSLSCQEDNDCAAADTGPTPAQQAQQPEPQHHVLRVLVQLGKDLRDCYSSRKLLYWSLWWALATAGFNQVVNYIQVLWDFRAPSHSSAVYNGAVEAVATFLGSATSMAVGYVKVNWDLSGELALGIFSAMDAGSLFLMYFIDNIWACYAGYLAFKACYMLLITIATFQIAVNLSMERYALMFGFNNFIALVIQTILTIVVVDPNGLGLGISTQLEFS
- the LOC100540027 gene encoding thiamine transporter 2 isoform X3, whose protein sequence is MDCWKGAICSSWIYPTLIICVNGFFSTMRPSESFLTPYLTGPDKNLTVEQVTNQIFPVWTYSYLALLVPVFLITDYVRYKPILLLQGISFIVTWLLLLFAHGLVAMQVMEFFYGMVTATEVAYYAYIYSVVSTDHYQRVTSYCRSITLVAATLAAVLGQLLVSLADVSYFHLNAITLASVSLAFACSFLLPMPQKSMFFHRKDVSETLPQPGEVVAGLSSNTSLSCQEDNDCAAADTGPTPAQQAQQPEPQHHVLRVLVQLGKDLRDCYSSRKLLYWSLWWALATAGFNQVVNYIQVLWDFRAPSHSSAVYNGAVEAVATFLENEAMPQSMKECNRFPNSCKDLHEMKSTTQILTESAWFGNIHGSWICQSKLGSFWRTGFGNFLCNGCWFSVSHVLY